In a genomic window of Lycium ferocissimum isolate CSIRO_LF1 chromosome 9, AGI_CSIRO_Lferr_CH_V1, whole genome shotgun sequence:
- the LOC132031769 gene encoding uncharacterized protein LOC132031769, producing MERVFDQLECSNAAKSKYVVSLLQKDAYDWWMTVPNAKARPPVLTWNDFMDAFRMKYVPLFYCDAKKKEFLDLKQRSMSIAEYQQKFLGLSRYAGGIISDEKDKCRRFDYGLNDSIRKSVAVLQLDNFDKLVSAALTWERIDKEEASRNENKSRKANSDHGGPSKKGKFDHSRPGSVHKSAQHKQSRSNFSSSLALKSWPRQDSCTLVLNVGRITMVLVGKLLVLVLIVEALITK from the coding sequence ATGGAGAGAGTCTTTGATCAATTAGAATGCTCCAATGCTGCCAAATCCAAGTATGTTGTCTCTCTTTTACAAAAAGATGCCTATGATTGGTGGATGACCGTGCCTAATGCCAAAGCAAGACCTCCAGTTCTTACTTGGAATGACTTTATGGATGCATTTCGTATGAAATATGTCCCTCTTTTCTATTGTGATGCAAAGAAGAAGGAGTTTCTGGATCTTAAGCAAAGGAGTATGTCTATTGCAGAGTATCAACAAAAGTTTCTTGGGCTTTCTCGTTATGCTGGAGGTATTATCTCTGatgaaaaagataaatgcaGGAGATTTGACTATGGGTTGAATGACTCCATCCGAAAATCTGTGGCGGTCCTACAACTTGATAATTTTGACAAACTAGTTTCAGCTGCTCTTACTTGGGAAAGAATCGACAAGGAAGAAGCTAGTAGAAATGAGAACAAGTCCAGAAAAGCTAATTCAGATCATGGAGGTCCATCCAAAAAGGGGAAGTTTGATCATTCTAGGCCTGGTAGTGTTCACAAGTCAGCTCAACATAAGCAAAGTCGATCAAATTTTTCTTCCTCGCTAGCACTCAAGTCATGGCCAAGGCAAGACTCGTGTACCCTTGTCCTCAATGTGGGAAGAATCACTATGGTGCTTGTAGGAAAGCTTCTGgtgcttgttttaattgtggAAGCCTTGATCACAAAGTGA